From a single Fulvivirga ulvae genomic region:
- a CDS encoding class I SAM-dependent methyltransferase — protein MEDSWLKYWDDRFSTKDYAYGKQPNNYLKEQLQQLEVGKILFAAEGEGRNAICAASLGWEVSAFDISLEGKNKALQLANEYGVSLDYQIGQLPELGYKDEQFDVIALIYAHFPAHIKSDYHKLLDKYLVTGGTVIFEAFSKSHLEYRLKNEKAGGPRDIESLFSVEELRSDFADYEIIAMEEKEVTLSEGLYHNGKSSVIRFVGRK, from the coding sequence ATGGAGGACTCATGGCTTAAGTATTGGGACGACAGGTTTAGCACCAAAGATTATGCTTATGGTAAGCAACCTAACAACTATTTGAAAGAACAGTTGCAGCAGCTTGAGGTTGGGAAAATACTTTTTGCGGCAGAAGGTGAAGGGCGGAATGCCATTTGTGCAGCAAGTCTTGGATGGGAGGTTTCTGCCTTTGACATAAGCTTGGAAGGTAAAAACAAAGCTCTGCAACTGGCGAATGAGTATGGCGTCTCGCTTGACTATCAGATCGGTCAATTGCCTGAACTAGGTTATAAAGATGAGCAATTTGATGTTATTGCACTTATTTATGCTCACTTTCCGGCCCATATTAAATCTGACTACCATAAGTTACTCGATAAGTATCTGGTAACAGGCGGCACTGTAATTTTTGAGGCTTTCAGCAAGAGTCATTTAGAATACAGGCTCAAAAACGAAAAGGCAGGAGGGCCAAGGGATATAGAGTCACTGTTTTCTGTTGAGGAGCTAAGGTCTGATTTTGCTGATTATGAGATTATAGCGATGGAAGAAAAGGAAGTGACCTTAAGCGAAGGGTTGTATCATAATGGAAAAAGCTCGGTGATTCGTTTTGTAGGGAGAAAGTAA